The window acatgtgtccaaagaagaagcatgaggtggaaacattagagcttagtggcaagatgtaaaACTTGAGGTGGAAGAGTAAAATAAGAAGCATTCGACACGtgtaacctaaaagtttgtacttttaacttttgtaatgatgtaatctcctttttggtaatttcacctttgatcttctacctatataaggagaagacatatgatgtaTGAGACATAACTTGCTTTGAGTAATAAACTCTTTCTTTCCCTCCTtccatggctttctaaactCCCCTTTTCACATTCATAGTTGTTAAATATTTACGTACGTccgtatagcatattagtttgAAAAGATTCAGAGTTATACAGCAACAATAGTTATCCTTCAGACGACtccaagaggtgtgtagagATGCTGGAACATAGCCCTAACCCATGATGATAAAGAAAGGGTGTCAGGCAGAGTTCAGAAGtctccactgaggattgctttgaaaggtatactagagtttctctataactcttgttctaattaaattaatttgttatacTTAGTTAAATGTAAAGCTTTAATATAGtatggatgttaaatttcatttaaaaatGTTTCCTGCAATGTCGGTGATCCTGCGCACAGTAGAAAAACCTTCAGTACATTATCATTCTGATACCATCTGTGAGATCCTTTCCATTACCACCGTTAACTCCACCTCAGCTAACCTCCCAACTCGCAAATAAAGGCTTAAGCACAGTATCAACTAGAATGGAGAGTAATCGGAGTATCGCAAAGTAGGTCCGAAGCCGCTTCTCTCAAAACAAACTAGCTGTTCAAAACTACTTTGCTTCTCCACTATTATCACTCTCTGCCTCGGCGACGTCTGTCATTCGGCCTTCACTTTCACGGGGCTCATGGACTAGCTTTAAAGCCCGCACTTTCTCTATCGTTGATGCCCTTCCACTGTTCAAAGCAATCAACGGAGATGGCTAttccttttttctttctctctcgcTGTCTTCAGCAGAACCGACCACCTACTCCGGCCATACTTTATGTCGTTATCAACCGTTTCCATTCCAATCCAGGTCTGTTTAATTGTGATTTTGGTTGGCTTTTTGGCTCCAATTGATTTTGATTACATTATGTTTTTTGGTTTAGTGTTTGGGAAATGCCTTGCCTGCTCAGTATACTTTAATCTAATTGATTTCCTTGCTTGATTTTGGTCTTAATTGGTAATGTTTTAGACCCTAAGGTGTACTTGTACTAAATGTTCAAAAAAATTTGGTGACACTGAGGAATGGAGATATTTGTTTCCGTAGTACCTGTCCCTCCAATTTTGAAATCTCCCACTCTAGTAGGTTAGAGAGGTTTCCGGGTTGGCCCGAACCATGCTCAGCCTAGTTTATATTGGTTCACCTCTAATTTATCATCCCATGTCTACAGTAAAGCTACCATCTTATGTTTAATTACAATGTAGTGTTTGTCCACAACAGGAACACCCATGGAAAGATTGCAAGCCTGTGCTAATCATTCTACTGTTGCAGAAGTTAATGATAGTCCTGCTAGACCCTCCACAAAAATTACATTAGCTAAAAATTTAGCTTCTCTTCTTGATGAATCATCTAATCTTAATGACATAAGGCCCAAGAGTCGAATGGAGCTCAAGAGGGCTCTCGAACTCAGAATAAAGAAGAGAGTGAAGCAGCAATACATGAATGGGAAGTTTCATGGGCTAATGACATCAGTAATTACAAATCCAGAAACCCTCCAGGATGCATATAATTGTCTTAGGCTAAATGCAAATGTTGATACAGCGTCAGATATTGACAATTTCTCTACTGAACATCTGGCAGAAGAACTTGCTAGTGGAAGTTTTGATATCAGTGCGAATACTTTCTCTATTTCGACAAGGGGACTGAACAAAGAAATCCTTGTCCTTCCTCAACTGAAGTTGAAGGTTGTTCAAGAGGCCATCAGAATAGCTTTGGAAGTTGTCTATAAGCCCCAGTTTTCTAAGATATCCCATGGTTGTCGAAGTGGAAGGGGACGCCATTCTGCTCTAAAATATATTAGGAAAGAGATCAAGAATCCTGATTGGTGGTTTACATTGATCATAAGCAAAAAGCTGGATAAATGTATCCTGGATAAGCTCATCTCAATAATGGAGGAGAAGATTGAAGATCCTCGCTTATATGATATAATTAGAGGCATGTATGATGCTCAGGTACTAAACATAGAGTTTGGGGGTTACCCAAAGGGTCATGGTCTTCCCCAAGAGGGAGTTTTGTCTCCTATATTAGTAAACATATACTTAAATGTCTTCGACCATGAAATCTACAGACTTTCAATGAAATATGAAGCTCTGAATTCAAGTTCTCATGTACATGGAGATCAGCAAAATTCAATGCTGCGCAGCTGGTTCAGGAAACAGATAAAAGGTGATGATCTTAGAAACGTCTCTGAGGAAAATTTTGGTCCAAGAATGTATTCTTGCCGCTTCATGGATGAGTTGTTTTTTGCAGTTTCTGGATCTCAAGATGTTGCTCTTGGTTTTAGATCTGATATAGTTGGTTTCTTGAAGAATGATTTGTTTTTAGATGTTACTAGTGAAACGGAAATAATTTCTTCTACAAAATCTCAGGCAATTCgttttctgggcactttgtttAAAAGATCTGAGAAGGACAGTCCTGCAGTAAGGGCTGTTCACAAGTTGAAAGAAAAAGTACAGGCATTTGCTTTACAGAAACAAGAGGCCTGGGATGTTGGGACTATTAGAATTGGGAAAAAATGGCTGGGTCATGGTTTGAAAAAGGTCAAGGAGTCAGAGATCAAACATTTAGCTGATAGTAGCTCACTTTTGAGCCAGATTTCCAGTTTACGTAAAGCTGGGATGGAAACTGATCATTGGTATAAGTTCTTGCTTAAAATATGGATGCAAGAAATTAAACCAAAAGCAGCAGAGTCTGAGGAATTCATCTTATCTAAGTATGTTGCAGAACCAGCCCTTCCACAAGAATTGAGGGATTCCTTTCATGAATTTCAAAAGCTTGCAAAAGAATATGTTAATTCTGAGACAGCTACTACTCTTGCTCTTTTGCCAAATTCCAACTCCGACCCTGAGATGACTACTGGGATCATTGCTCCTCTTAATGTCATTAAGAAACGTTTGCTACGATATGGATTGATCACATCTAAAGGGCACTCATGTGTGAATCGTCGACTTATTATACAAGACAAAACCCATATTATAGACTGGTTTTCAGGTATTGTTCGCCGTTGGCTGAGGTGGTATGGCGATTGTGATAACTTTGCTGATATAGAGCTCCTCATCAAGACTGAAGTTTGGCAATCTTGCATTCGTACTTTAGCAGCAAAATTTAGAATTCATGAAAGTGAAGTGGAAAGACAGTTTGATTCAGATTTAAGCAAAATCCTTTCAACCGAAGAGATTGAGCAAGAGATAGAAAATGATAAATCCAGCTCTCTTGCTTTTGAAAATGATGAGGCGTTGATGTATGGGATTTCTTATAGTGGCCAATGTTTATTATCATTAGCAAGAATGGTGAGTGAATCTAGACCTTGCAATTGTTTTGTTATGGGTTGCTCATCTCCAGCACCCAGTGTGTATGCTCTTCACGTTATGGAAAGACAGAAATTTCCTGGCTGGATGACAGGGTTTTCAATTTGTATACATCCAAGCTTGAATGGAAGGCGAATTGGGCTGTGTAACCAGCATTTACAAGATTTATATGCTGGTCTTATATCACTTCAGTCCATTGATTTCAGTTCATGGAAATGAAGGCAAAAGCATTTGAAACATCAGGATTAATATGTTGGCAGGCTTTTGGGTACCAACCGGAGAGGCGCTCATTGGTAGCCAAAACTGAAGATGCATTATGGGACAATTTTGTTGTTCAATACCATGTTGCTTGGGCCATTTTATTTGCAGAGATTATTGAAAAACTTTCACGACTCCACTTCCGGTCAGTATTCTTTTTATTCAAGCTTTAAAATTTTGCATATTCATGTTGGTTAATGAAGTTGGATTTTACATATCAATCATGATAGCTTTGTGCTCCCCTAATCCATTTGTGATAGTCATAGAACACCCTTGACTTGTCAAAATTGGAAAAATGTAGCCTATCCTAGAATTGGCATACTATTGTTTTTTAATctcatttatttatattttttattttgcgtGTGTTTGTCATATTTGTTTGCAAAGGCTTGCAAAGACACTATTTCCTGTATAAaatgtgtaataaaaaggtAATACTAATGACCTGCTTATTTATCAGCAAAATTACACAGATAGAAAGGTgtagtttgtttgttttttattttataattatgcATCTCAGCATCACACTAGCAACGTCTCTGTTGTTTTATGGATTAGTGTTTCTTGTCTATCAAATATTTGTTCATTCCTTTAGGCTCCTGTCATTCTATTTCATGTTggattctttttcttatctCTCTCTTCCCCTTGTGGTTTAACAACACTTTCTAAAATATTTACAGACAATGTTGATCCTTCAGGAAACAAGTAGATTTAGACTATTTAATTTTCAGTGGAGAATAACTCATAAATTACACTTCAgcaatttaatatataattcaTGAAGATTAGAAATTTGTCAATATGTACCACTTTCTATCCCTATCAAATGAATACGATTCTATTAATTAGTTACAATGTGCTATAATGCTATATGCTCGTATCCATTTTATATACTTTTGTTTGCAGTCATGTTGTGCAGCGCGTGAATAGCACTTGGCCAACTCCACCTCTCAATGAACTTGTTACCGGTAAGTGGAATGTACTTTCAGATGAAAGGGCACAGAGAAATATACCTGATATTTTATTGCGTTAAGCTTTCACAATACTTTGTCTGGGGTTATTTGGCTTTGAACTTTTTAGAAGTGCCACACAGTATCTTTAAAATCTTATGTGTTAGTTATCTTAACTCATGAATTGGCCTAGAGATCAGAGATGTTCTCAGCAGGTCTTCCTTGAGAGTCTCATTTGGTCCACTTCAGAAATTCATAAGCTCTCCACATGTTATTCTTCTCTAGGAGTGGAATTTATGATAAGCCTCTGAGTGATTCAACCCTAAACATTTATGGAGATGTGTGCTTTAAAGTTTCATTTCGGAAATGCTACTTTGActtgattttttctttttcatgaaAATTATGTTAttgtcagctattaatatgaagtggacctttaactatcagctcgagcttttagttcaattggttccatgacagttCTCAATTTCAAAGAGTTACTTCATTTCCAGCATTCTCTGTTTTTAGCGAAAACATTGTGGAAATATTATACATCTATGTATCATTTGACTGGTGCTACCAATTAACGTGCAACTGCTTGTTATCTGGGTACATAAATTGCAAGTAATTCTAGTTGCTACGAAGCTAATAGTATTGAAATGCTCTTTGGGATTCATAGATGTGATTCAGAAGGACTGTGAACTGAGATTCTTTCTAGCTACAAAATAAAGAATTATGTGACAGATTTGTTCCAGAACTACTCAAGAGGAATTTTATTTCAAAAGCAAaattatttcttttgttttacaATTCAATCAAGCCAAGTATTTCTCTACTTTCTCCACCTCCTCTGGGCTTCCGATGTAAAGTGGAACACGCTGATGTATCTGCTCATAAAGAAAATTCCACATGTTAATTTAAGACAGAACATTGAAAAAGGATTTACTAAAGGATATATGTACTGCTTACCTCAACAGGTTGGATATCAAGGACTCTATGTTGGCCATCTGATCCTTTGCCACCAGCTTGTTCCACTATGAAGCTCATCGGTGCACACTCATACAAGAGCCTGAGCTTTCCGTTCTTGCTCTTCTTGTCCCTAGGGTACCCATAAATTCCACCATAGAGCAGTGTCCGGTGGAAATCACCGACCAAACTACCTATATATCGAGCTGAGTAGGGCTTGCCACTAGGACCAGGGTCTTTAAGGTCATCAATGTATTTCTTCAACTTGTCATCCCATAATTGATAGTTTCCTTCATTAAATGAATAGATTTTTCCGGCCTTGGGTATCTGGATATTTTCTTGAGTTAACACAAATTCCCCATACATTGGATCCAAAGTGAAGGCAAACACGCCATTTCCAATGGTAATGACAAAAATCACCGAGCTCGAGTACATGCAGTAACCAGCAGCTAGAAGATTGCTTCCTGGCTGGCAGACATTCACAATACATCTCTCTTTTTGATCGTCTAGCTGCAATATGCCAAATTATCAAACAGTTGAACATTGTTGtcttattttatttgttcaatAAAATTGTTTATGGAATCTAATAACTGCCTGTGGATGTTATCTTACAGTGCCCTCCTCATCACCAATATCAGCTAGGCACTCGTCATTTGGGCTGTAAATTCCAAAGATGGAACCAGTGGATACTGCAGCATCTATATTGGATGATCCATCAAGTGGATCAAAAACCACAATATAGTTTCCGGAGTAACTCTCTTCCACTGCCACTGGTACGTCCTCTTCCTCTGATGCAATGATTCCTGTCCTTCCACTTGATCTCAAGCAGTTAGAGAACACCTGTAAATTGCAAACTTACTTATAGCACCAAAATTGCGAAACGATTTAATGAAATGATAGGAAGTATCTAAACTATGGTGCCACTAAAGTCTAGAGCTGCATTCTGCTATTAAGAGCGGAAAGTAATgttctttcttcttttgaaaTCTGCAAACTTAGAAATCCGAATACCGATTTCTTAGATTACCTCTGATGCAATCATATTAGTATTAGCAGGCAGGTGCAGATTATAATGATGAAAACAATTTTGAATTGCAGACCTCATTGGAGACGACGTCGAGCTTCTTTTGATCCTCGCCTTGAACATTAACAGCACCCTGAATTCCAGTCAAGTTAGAAATGCTGGCTCTCTGGACCAAAGAAGCAATCTGCTTACATGCCATTGAGATACTAGAGAGCACAATAGTAAGTTCAGCATCAATGACACCGGCTTGTTCCTGCTGTAGTAACCAAGTTGTGAGAGTGGTAATCTCATATTTATTCCTTGTGGTCTTAGTTTGAGGGGCAGTGGTAACAGCCATGCACTTAAAGGCATGTTTTTTCTTAGTGGTATTGTTGGTAGGGAAGGAGACTAGTGTTTTGGAGTCGAAGACGCATAAGTGGAAAGGAGAGAGGCGAGCCAGAGAGCGTGTGCTAGACAAGTAGAGATGAGAAGATGCTGGTGAGGTTGATATGGCAACCATAGCTTCTGATGTTCACTgttatcttcttctccttcttcttcctgcCTAAGCAGTTGCTGTTTTGGATATTTTGTTAGAGTGGAGTGTGTTAAGATTTTGTTAGGCATTGTGAGGTTGTTGATATGGTCCCACTTATCATCGTCTCTGTACAAGTTTTGTGATCACCATTCCTCAAAATTCCAAGTGCCATATTGCTTGGGTCAGCTAGCTACTTTCAGTTCTCAATATTGGGCCTTTTCTTTAACAGAAAGTTTAGGCCCAGATTGTACCTGATTATGTTCTTTCCTATATTCTTGTCAAAAAAGAAATTTTATATGTATAAAGTCCATTTTTGGGAAATTGCAAATGTGCCCTAATGTAAGAAATTGTAAAATTTTGTTCTCAACGTTTGACTGCTTAGAGTGCAAAAACATAAAGTAATCTTAGTTCATATGGACTGGGCTTAAAATGACAATGTTTTGGCTTAGCTAGgcaaaaataagtaaataaataagatgTACAATTCTATATGTTAAGACTGCAATCAGCATCTCATAAATGAATATGGAAGGTTGGGTAGGGATGGTTTCCAGCAGCTTGGAGTGCGTCAGTAATCTCCTACCCTTTGTCTCGACCACATGGACCTAGGTAAGAGTCCGGTTCAGTTACGTTACATGGATTTAAAATTGTTACATGTATTATCATTTAGACTTCCAAAAGTTACTCGTTGGTAACTTTTGttaacacattttttttttttttgaaaccaaaaGAATTGCTTATTGATTAAAGGAGAAAGAATCATAAAGAATAGGAGGTGGGACAGACCCCTCGGAATCAACAGCTCTAGCAAGcgcatgtgttgtttgattcGCTGATTGATGGACAAAATCGGATAAAGCAATTAAGCAAATCCGTTACAAGTAGACGACAATCTGATAAAATCATTCCAAACATCGAAGTTGATGGTTCATCATTGTATAAAGCCTTTACGAACACTTGAGAATCCGTTTCGAGGAGGATGTTACTATGGCTTGTCCGTTTTAGCCAGCTTAATGCTTCACGAATGCCCATGCTCTCCACCAGTAAGGGATCCAGGGGGCACTGTAAGTAATCTGCTCGAGCAGCAATCAGCTGACCTGATGAATCCCGAAGAACAGCGCCAAAACCAGCCTTCTGCGATTGCAGAAAAGTGGCGCCGTCAACATTACATTTGAGCCAATTCGCTGGCGGAGGAGCCCAGACTACAGGCAATTCAGTAGCGCCTCCGTCTTGTGGCGGCCTATTTGTGCGAGCCTGTTTCCAACTTGACATAAACGTTGTGGCTGAGGCGAACACAATACTAGCTGGGAACTGGCTTTGTTTCCATACGAACTCATTCCTGTTTTGCCAAATCTGCTAGCACATTACCGCTGTTTGACTCTGCACATCTTTGTGAAGTTGTCGCAGCACAGCCCAAAATTCTCCAAAGGACCTCACGCTAGTGTCGGGTGATCCAACTGCCGAGAAAGACCATGTCGCCCAAGCTGTGGTGCAACGAACCAAAGCATGCAAAGTATCTTCGACTTCCAAAGAGCAAATCGGGCATTGTGTCGAGACTGGAACATGGCGATTGTgaagtaaattacaccaatggtacctgaactttatcctaattcacactttggtacctagattacattttgtctcaaaaatatacccgaagtaacgatgaccggataattaagtatattttaccggttaatggtcggtcaatgcgattttgacgagtaaattacactgatggtacctgaactttatccgaattcacattttggtacctagatttcattttgtccaaaaaatacacttcaagtaaagatgactcaatattttagtatatttgaccgatcagtgattgatcaacccgagtttgaccatttaaaattaaaaattaagatcaatcatacactcaattaacataaaattataatactgtcatttagttcataaatgacaatattataattttatgttaattgagtttatggtgagtcccaatgtttagttcatgttacccggtcactaattgatcaaatgaactaaacctttcagtcacctttacttgtgttatatttttaggataaaataaaatccaggtaccgaagtgtaaattatggtaaagttcgggtaccattaatgtaattaactcatgaaactcgtgttgaccggtcataaccggtaaaaatatactaaattgtccggtcatcgttacttcaggtatatttttgggacaaaatgtaatctaggtaccaaagtgtaaactatgtaaagttcaggtaccattggtgtagtttACCCAAGCGATTGTGCAATACAGAGAGGGTTGGGAGTAAATTTGAGAGGGCTCGCCATAAGAGATCTTTGGCTTTCGGAGGGACTGATAGGTTCCATACCAAATTCCAGAGTGTAGAATCTGATACAACAGTAGCATATTGAGTTTCTCGCTGTTTGTTGTATGCTCCTCTTACTGTAAATCTCCCTTTGTGGTCCCCTTGTCATTGCCAACCATCCTTACTCCCTTGCCTTCGACACAGAACCTGCAAAATAAGAGCATGTCTCTAGCATAAAACAAAGATTGAAGCTTGTCAACCCGCCATCCTCCGCCACCTTCATCCTTCAGTTCCGCTACTGTCAGTTCCTAATTTTCTGCTACAGGGACGCTGGTAACATGTGAATTTGTGATATCCGGAAGCCAAGGGTCAAAAAAGGCACGAGTAGCGTTACCATCACCAACAACCCGCTTAGCGCCACTACGAACCAGTTCCTGAGCTGCCATGATACTGCGCCATAAAAAGCTCGGGTTCTGACCCATTTCCGCACTAAGAAAGTCTGATCTTGGGAAGTATCGACTCTTGTATACTCGAGCAACAAGGGATTCCGGAGCCGTTAGAAGGCGCCATCCTTGTTTAGCGAGTAAAGCCAGGTTAAAATCGTGGAGCTTACGAAACCCCATTCCACCCATGGACTTGGGAAGATAGAGTTTGTCCCAGGCTTTCCAACACACTCCTCCTTTATCGGCAGCACCCCATCAAAATGCATTCATAAGGCGTTCCAGTGTCGTACAAGTAGCTTCCAGGAGTAAAAACAGGGTCATTGCTTATGACGGGATAGCTTGTACCATAGACTTCAGAAGATCTCCTTACCCGCTCAGGATAACAGTTTAGACTTCCAATTATTAATTCTGTTTCTGACCTTATCCTCGACATAATGGAAGACTTCTATTTTTTTCCTGCCGATTAAAGATGGGAGTCCCAGATACTTCCCAGGGACAGCTAGAGGGGAAATATCCAATACAGTACACAATTGATTCCTAGTGGTATCTGAACAATTGCTACTAAATTCAATGGAGGATTTAGTAAAATTAACCTTCTGACCGGGGGCGACTTCGTATTGTTGCAGGCATTGCTTGATTACCTCTCCCTCTTCTTTGGTGGCACGAAAGAACATATAACTGTCATTTGTGAAAAACAGATGAGAAATGAGAGGTGCATGACATGCTACCTTACATCCGTGTATAAGGCCTTTGTTTTCCATGTGTGTCAGTAAGGCAGAGAGGCCCTCTGCGCAAATAAAAAATAGATATGGTGAAATAGGGTCACCCTGTCGTAACCCACGTTGTGGAAGAATAGGCCCTACTATATGCCCGTCATTTACAATATGATATTTTTCCTTGCTCACACACTGTATAATCGGATCAATCCATTGCCTGCAGAAACCCAATTTCTCCATCATTTGCTCAAGGAACTTCCATTCCACACGGTCGTATGCCTTTGCCATATCCATTTTGAGAGTCGCATACACTGTTTTCCCCTGAGTCTTCCTCTTGAGATAGTGGTTTAGCTCGAAAGCTGGCATGACATTGTCTGAAATAAACCGACCAGGAATAAAGGCACTTTGCGCAGTAGAGATAATACCTGGCAGAACTAGTTTCAGCCTGTTTGCCAGCGTTTTTAagataattttataaatgaTGTTACACAGAGCAATCGGCCTGAGGTCAGCAGCTGAACTAGGAATAGATTTCTTGGGAATTAGCACAAGGGTCGTGTCATTTATATCGTCTAGAATCATCCCAGAATTCAGCCAACTAAGACAAGAGTGAGTTACCTGGGAGCCTACAATGTTCTAATACTTATGGTAGAAGAAAG is drawn from Euphorbia lathyris chromosome 9, ddEupLath1.1, whole genome shotgun sequence and contains these coding sequences:
- the LOC136205684 gene encoding nuclear intron maturase 4, mitochondrial isoform X1, whose protein sequence is MPFHCSKQSTEMAIPFFFLSRCLQQNRPPTPAILYVVINRFHSNPGTPMERLQACANHSTVAEVNDSPARPSTKITLAKNLASLLDESSNLNDIRPKSRMELKRALELRIKKRVKQQYMNGKFHGLMTSVITNPETLQDAYNCLRLNANVDTASDIDNFSTEHLAEELASGSFDISANTFSISTRGLNKEILVLPQLKLKVVQEAIRIALEVVYKPQFSKISHGCRSGRGRHSALKYIRKEIKNPDWWFTLIISKKLDKCILDKLISIMEEKIEDPRLYDIIRGMYDAQVLNIEFGGYPKGHGLPQEGVLSPILVNIYLNVFDHEIYRLSMKYEALNSSSHVHGDQQNSMLRSWFRKQIKGDDLRNVSEENFGPRMYSCRFMDELFFAVSGSQDVALGFRSDIVGFLKNDLFLDVTSETEIISSTKSQAIRFLGTLFKRSEKDSPAVRAVHKLKEKVQAFALQKQEAWDVGTIRIGKKWLGHGLKKVKESEIKHLADSSSLLSQISSLRKAGMETDHWYKFLLKIWMQEIKPKAAESEEFILSKYVAEPALPQELRDSFHEFQKLAKEYVNSETATTLALLPNSNSDPEMTTGIIAPLNVIKKRLLRYGLITSKGHSCVNRRLIIQDKTHIIDWFSGIVRRWLRWYGDCDNFADIELLIKTEVWQSCIRTLAAKFRIHESEVERQFDSDLSKILSTEEIEQEIENDKSSSLAFENDEALMYGISYSGQCLLSLARMVSESRPCNCFVMGCSSPAPSVYALHVMERQKFPGWMTGFSICIHPSLNGRRIGLCNQHLQDLYAGLISLQSIDFSSWK
- the LOC136205684 gene encoding nuclear intron maturase 4, mitochondrial isoform X2 → MSLSTVSIPIQCLSTTGTPMERLQACANHSTVAEVNDSPARPSTKITLAKNLASLLDESSNLNDIRPKSRMELKRALELRIKKRVKQQYMNGKFHGLMTSVITNPETLQDAYNCLRLNANVDTASDIDNFSTEHLAEELASGSFDISANTFSISTRGLNKEILVLPQLKLKVVQEAIRIALEVVYKPQFSKISHGCRSGRGRHSALKYIRKEIKNPDWWFTLIISKKLDKCILDKLISIMEEKIEDPRLYDIIRGMYDAQVLNIEFGGYPKGHGLPQEGVLSPILVNIYLNVFDHEIYRLSMKYEALNSSSHVHGDQQNSMLRSWFRKQIKGDDLRNVSEENFGPRMYSCRFMDELFFAVSGSQDVALGFRSDIVGFLKNDLFLDVTSETEIISSTKSQAIRFLGTLFKRSEKDSPAVRAVHKLKEKVQAFALQKQEAWDVGTIRIGKKWLGHGLKKVKESEIKHLADSSSLLSQISSLRKAGMETDHWYKFLLKIWMQEIKPKAAESEEFILSKYVAEPALPQELRDSFHEFQKLAKEYVNSETATTLALLPNSNSDPEMTTGIIAPLNVIKKRLLRYGLITSKGHSCVNRRLIIQDKTHIIDWFSGIVRRWLRWYGDCDNFADIELLIKTEVWQSCIRTLAAKFRIHESEVERQFDSDLSKILSTEEIEQEIENDKSSSLAFENDEALMYGISYSGQCLLSLARMVSESRPCNCFVMGCSSPAPSVYALHVMERQKFPGWMTGFSICIHPSLNGRRIGLCNQHLQDLYAGLISLQSIDFSSWK
- the LOC136205685 gene encoding fructose-1,6-bisphosphatase, chloroplastic, encoding MVAISTSPASSHLYLSSTRSLARLSPFHLCVFDSKTLVSFPTNNTTKKKHAFKCMAVTTAPQTKTTRNKYEITTLTTWLLQQEQAGVIDAELTIVLSSISMACKQIASLVQRASISNLTGIQGAVNVQGEDQKKLDVVSNEVFSNCLRSSGRTGIIASEEEDVPVAVEESYSGNYIVVFDPLDGSSNIDAAVSTGSIFGIYSPNDECLADIGDEEGTLDDQKERCIVNVCQPGSNLLAAGYCMYSSSVIFVITIGNGVFAFTLDPMYGEFVLTQENIQIPKAGKIYSFNEGNYQLWDDKLKKYIDDLKDPGPSGKPYSARYIGSLVGDFHRTLLYGGIYGYPRDKKSKNGKLRLLYECAPMSFIVEQAGGKGSDGQHRVLDIQPVEIHQRVPLYIGSPEEVEKVEKYLA